The Providencia sp. PROV188 genome includes a region encoding these proteins:
- a CDS encoding class I SAM-dependent methyltransferase, translating into MKKFDNLAELYNESLEWPYRKELELPTIKNWLGDTRSLKILDYGCGAGGISRWLANQRCQQVVGYDSSIGMINSAQMHEIKEPLNIEYFSELDDLTHHQFDIVVAIYVLPYATNETHLLSLLKSMYRTLTPQGKIIAITLSPDFSADPDYYLPYGFQLIESKPRHDGSCVDLILYTGQKRYTLTAYYYAMQTLENTFLHAGFIHVSTLCHSTSSLEKDPSLFHYIQCPHTVIITATKTIP; encoded by the coding sequence ATGAAAAAATTTGATAATTTAGCCGAACTCTATAATGAAAGTTTGGAATGGCCATATCGAAAAGAACTCGAATTACCCACGATAAAAAATTGGTTAGGTGACACTCGTTCACTAAAAATACTGGATTATGGTTGTGGCGCAGGAGGGATTTCGCGTTGGTTAGCAAACCAAAGATGTCAGCAAGTTGTAGGGTATGATAGTTCAATTGGCATGATTAATAGCGCCCAAATGCATGAAATAAAAGAACCATTAAATATTGAGTATTTCAGTGAATTAGACGACCTCACTCATCACCAATTTGATATTGTGGTCGCTATCTATGTTCTTCCGTATGCAACCAATGAAACACATCTACTCTCACTACTTAAAAGCATGTACCGTACCTTAACCCCTCAAGGTAAGATTATTGCAATAACCCTATCTCCTGATTTTTCGGCCGACCCCGATTATTATCTTCCTTATGGTTTTCAATTAATTGAGTCGAAACCTCGGCATGATGGAAGCTGCGTCGATTTGATACTTTATACAGGGCAAAAGCGTTATACACTGACCGCCTACTATTATGCGATGCAAACATTAGAGAATACGTTTTTACATGCTGGGTTCATCCATGTCTCGACGCTTTGTCATTCAACTTCATCTTTAGAAAAAGACCCATCTCTGTTTCATTATATTCAGTGTCCTCATACTGTCATTATCACTGCAACAAAAACAATTCCTTAA
- the thiH gene encoding 2-iminoacetate synthase ThiH: MIESFRERWEQLDWDNLTLQINSKTASDVEQALQSDTLTLDDFMALLSPAARHYIEPMAQKAQRLTRQRFGHTVGFYVPLYLSNLCANDCTYCGFSMSNRIKRKTLDDAEIVRECETIRQIGFDSLLLVTGEHQTKVGMDYFRRHIPVIRSYFSSLMMEVQPLSTEEYRELKTLGLDGVMVYQETYHEPTYQLHHLKGKKQDFHWRLATPERLGQAGVDKIGLGALIGLSSSWRTDCYMVAEHLLYMQQHYWQSRYSISFPRLRPCAGGIEPASLMGDAELVQLICAFRLLAPTVELSLSTRESPYFRDHVVPLAINSVSAGSKTQPGGYADSKTELEQFSPHDNRSAAQVAHALVQAGLQPVWKDWDGYLGR; this comes from the coding sequence ATGATTGAAAGCTTTCGGGAGCGTTGGGAACAGTTAGATTGGGACAACCTTACATTACAGATCAATAGCAAAACCGCCTCGGATGTAGAGCAAGCGTTGCAGAGTGATACATTGACTCTCGATGATTTTATGGCGTTGCTTTCCCCTGCGGCGCGGCATTACATCGAGCCGATGGCACAAAAGGCGCAGCGCCTAACGCGTCAACGCTTCGGCCATACCGTTGGATTTTATGTTCCTTTGTACCTTTCCAACTTATGTGCCAATGACTGTACCTATTGCGGGTTTTCGATGAGCAACCGCATTAAGCGCAAAACCCTCGACGATGCCGAAATTGTCCGTGAATGCGAAACCATCCGCCAAATCGGTTTTGACAGTTTGCTCTTGGTAACAGGTGAACATCAAACCAAAGTCGGAATGGACTATTTTCGTCGCCATATCCCGGTGATCCGCTCCTATTTCAGTTCCCTTATGATGGAGGTTCAGCCCTTATCAACCGAAGAGTATCGTGAGCTGAAAACCTTAGGATTAGATGGTGTGATGGTATACCAAGAAACCTACCATGAGCCGACTTATCAACTTCATCATTTAAAAGGCAAAAAACAGGATTTTCATTGGCGATTAGCAACGCCAGAGCGCCTTGGTCAAGCGGGTGTTGATAAAATTGGATTGGGGGCATTAATCGGGCTTTCCAGTAGCTGGCGAACGGATTGTTACATGGTGGCAGAGCATCTTCTGTATATGCAGCAACACTATTGGCAAAGCCGCTATTCTATTTCATTTCCACGCTTGCGCCCTTGCGCGGGAGGAATCGAACCCGCCTCGCTGATGGGGGATGCTGAGCTGGTTCAGTTAATCTGTGCATTTCGCTTGCTTGCCCCAACGGTAGAATTGTCGCTATCCACCCGAGAATCCCCTTATTTTCGGGATCATGTGGTACCACTGGCGATTAACAGCGTCAGTGCTGGCTCTAAAACCCAACCAGGAGGCTATGCGGATTCGAAAACCGAGTTAGAGCAGTTCTCGCCCCACGATAACCGCAGTGCAGCACAAGTCGCACATGCCTTAGTACAAGCCGGTCTACAACCTGTTTGGAAAGATTGGGATGGCTACTTAGGACGTTAA
- the thiC gene encoding phosphomethylpyrimidine synthase ThiC: MSNNANNAVIPSTDISPKAAPARSRKEQRDAAEDFINTISGVSFPNSERIYLQGSRDDIQVPMREIQLSPTLIGGDKDNPKFEDNEAVPVYDTSGPYGDPAAELNVHKGLKKIRAPWISERADTVAVENLSSDFTQQRLADAGLDHLRFNHRPAPLKAQTDKCVTQLHYARQGIVTPEMEFIAIRENMGRERIRSEVLRQQHPGQSFGAILPENITPEFVRQEVAAGRAIIPANINHPESEPMIIGRNFLVKVNANIGNSSVTSSIEEEVEKLIWSTRWGADTVMDLSTGRYIHETREWILRNSPVPIGTVPIYQALEKVNGVAENLTWEMFRDTLLEQAEQGVDYFTIHAGVLLRYVPMTAKRLTGIVSRGGSIMAKWCLSHHQENFLYEHFREICEICAAYDVSLSLGDGLRPGSVQDANDEAQFSELHTLGELTKIAWEYDVQVMIEGPGHVPMQMIRRNMTEELEHCHEAPFYTLGPLTTDIAPGYDHFTSGIGAAMIGWFGCAMLCYVTPKEHLGLPNKEDVKQGLITYKIAAHAADLAKGHPGAQIRDNAMSKARFEFRWEDQFNLALDPETARKYHDETLPQASGKIAHFCSMCGPKFCSMKISQEVRDYAAQKEAGMEQMSEAFRAHGSELYHGAEIAEVVSDEQNA, encoded by the coding sequence ATGTCCAATAATGCTAATAATGCAGTTATACCGAGTACCGATATTTCCCCTAAAGCTGCACCAGCACGCTCTCGAAAAGAGCAGCGTGATGCCGCAGAAGACTTTATCAATACCATTTCCGGTGTTTCATTCCCAAACTCTGAACGTATCTACCTGCAAGGCTCGCGGGATGACATCCAAGTTCCCATGCGCGAAATCCAGCTCTCCCCAACGCTTATCGGCGGAGACAAAGATAATCCCAAATTTGAAGATAACGAGGCCGTCCCTGTTTATGACACCTCAGGTCCTTACGGCGACCCGGCCGCTGAACTCAATGTTCACAAAGGATTGAAAAAAATCCGTGCGCCGTGGATCAGTGAACGCGCGGATACTGTTGCTGTCGAAAATCTCAGCTCCGACTTTACCCAGCAGCGCTTAGCCGATGCGGGCTTAGATCACTTACGTTTTAATCACCGCCCTGCACCACTGAAAGCGCAAACAGACAAATGCGTCACTCAGTTGCATTATGCTCGTCAAGGTATTGTGACCCCTGAAATGGAATTTATCGCCATCCGTGAAAATATGGGTCGTGAACGCATTCGCAGTGAAGTGTTAAGGCAGCAACATCCGGGGCAAAGCTTTGGTGCTATTTTGCCAGAAAATATTACGCCGGAATTTGTACGCCAAGAAGTGGCGGCAGGTCGCGCTATCATCCCTGCCAATATTAACCATCCAGAATCTGAGCCGATGATTATCGGGCGCAATTTCTTAGTGAAAGTGAATGCCAATATCGGTAACTCCTCCGTGACTTCATCCATCGAAGAAGAGGTGGAAAAACTGATTTGGTCTACTCGCTGGGGTGCAGATACGGTGATGGATTTATCCACAGGTCGTTATATTCACGAAACCCGCGAATGGATTTTACGTAATAGCCCAGTGCCAATTGGTACCGTACCTATCTACCAAGCGCTCGAAAAAGTGAACGGTGTTGCTGAAAACCTCACGTGGGAAATGTTCCGCGATACTCTGCTAGAGCAAGCCGAACAAGGAGTAGATTACTTCACTATCCATGCCGGCGTTTTACTGCGCTACGTACCAATGACGGCGAAGCGCCTGACCGGCATAGTCTCCCGTGGCGGCTCTATCATGGCGAAATGGTGTTTATCCCACCACCAAGAAAACTTCCTGTATGAGCATTTCCGTGAAATTTGCGAAATTTGTGCCGCTTATGATGTTTCCCTGTCTCTTGGTGATGGGTTACGTCCGGGTTCTGTGCAAGATGCCAACGATGAAGCCCAATTCTCAGAGTTGCATACCTTAGGCGAGCTGACCAAAATTGCATGGGAATACGATGTGCAGGTGATGATTGAAGGACCGGGGCATGTGCCGATGCAGATGATCCGCCGCAATATGACCGAAGAGCTAGAGCACTGCCACGAAGCCCCATTCTATACGTTAGGCCCCCTAACCACCGATATCGCACCGGGCTATGACCACTTCACTTCCGGTATTGGCGCAGCAATGATCGGCTGGTTTGGTTGTGCGATGCTGTGCTACGTGACGCCAAAAGAGCACCTTGGTTTACCGAACAAAGAAGACGTCAAACAGGGGCTGATTACCTACAAGATTGCTGCCCACGCCGCTGATCTCGCGAAAGGTCATCCGGGTGCGCAAATTCGTGATAATGCCATGTCCAAAGCGCGTTTTGAGTTCCGTTGGGAAGACCAGTTTAACCTCGCCCTAGACCCTGAAACCGCGCGTAAATATCACGATGAAACCTTACCGCAAGCGTCAGGGAAAATCGCCCACTTCTGCTCTATGTGTGGACCAAAATTCTGCTCCATGAAGATTTCCCAAGAAGTTCGTGACTATGCTGCACAAAAAGAGGCGGGCATGGAGCAGATGTCGGAAGCTTTCCGCGCTCACGGTAGCGAACTCTATCATGGGGCTGAGATTGCTGAGGTCGTGAGTGATGAACAAAACGCTTAA
- a CDS encoding VWA domain-containing protein produces MGKNTESNDIENDNKITSNSMMQNMTTFGAPSIMVNQTSQLVTGTGDIALDLVVVIDTSGSMSDESADLSQQIDAAIEKAAANCPSHLRATFLGIQGVWTGTKFDQSVSDYLILKGVNESSLQARPPFKEADGIDHAGNKEDLCRAVIDVSRYFDWRDGARRAIFVLGDEGMEGGGGRLTSAAIAKNNEAIEIAQHAHVKVYTYQGTPDDAPTNLDRFPSLADRDRVTQEYARLAEQTGGRSYIYTTGIANFALVLQEILCDSLIPPTIPNPERSDCANVCDQLPTILGTVNTLAEIINKAIDACCGNESHHGHHSHHHSACQCQK; encoded by the coding sequence ATGGGTAAAAATACAGAAAGTAATGACATTGAAAATGATAATAAAATAACGTCTAACAGCATGATGCAAAATATGACTACGTTTGGGGCACCAAGTATTATGGTTAACCAAACTTCACAGCTGGTTACAGGAACGGGGGATATTGCCTTAGATTTGGTCGTGGTGATTGATACCAGCGGTTCCATGTCTGATGAATCTGCGGATCTTAGCCAACAAATTGACGCTGCTATTGAAAAAGCAGCAGCAAATTGTCCATCACATTTACGCGCCACATTCTTGGGGATACAAGGTGTTTGGACGGGAACTAAATTCGATCAATCGGTGAGTGATTATTTAATCTTAAAAGGAGTTAACGAAAGTAGCCTACAAGCACGTCCTCCATTTAAAGAAGCGGATGGTATTGACCATGCGGGGAACAAAGAAGATCTCTGCCGAGCCGTCATTGATGTAAGTCGATACTTTGACTGGCGTGATGGTGCTAGACGAGCCATTTTTGTCTTAGGTGATGAAGGCATGGAGGGCGGTGGTGGTCGACTTACCAGTGCGGCAATAGCCAAAAACAATGAAGCGATTGAAATTGCTCAACATGCTCATGTCAAAGTGTACACCTATCAAGGGACACCGGATGATGCGCCAACCAATCTTGACCGTTTCCCAAGCCTAGCTGATAGAGACAGAGTAACACAAGAATATGCCCGTTTAGCTGAGCAAACAGGTGGACGTTCTTATATCTACACCACGGGCATCGCCAATTTTGCTTTAGTCTTGCAAGAAATTCTTTGTGACAGCCTGATCCCGCCGACTATCCCAAATCCAGAGCGTTCGGACTGTGCGAATGTCTGTGACCAACTGCCGACTATCTTAGGAACAGTGAATACGCTAGCTGAAATTATCAATAAGGCGATAGATGCTTGCTGTGGTAACGAAAGTCATCATGGTCACCACTCGCATCATCATTCAGCTTGCCAGTGTCAAAAATAA
- the dcuC gene encoding C4-dicarboxylate transporter DcuC, translating to MIPILTVLIIVVLVARFILKGYKAEPVLLIAGLVLMIFTLALGWGPILPKSVATTGITWLDPFEVMRDLFSSRAADLGLMIMALMGFAHYMDHIGANEAVVRVATKPLKNMRSPYVLLFFSFLLASILQLAIPSATGLAVLLMGTMFPIMIGLGLSPASAAGVIATSLGVAYTPTAIDAIRGAKAVDMSVVEYVLYYQGPAALATVLVVGITHIFWQRHCDRKQGFVPEIGKAVQSHDKEATAKSVPGYYAILPMLPIIMAVGSSNLFFEGIHLDVVTIVLIAMAICMVLETVRVRNFKQVCNGFQTFLNGMGHAFSNVVGLLVAAGVFAHGIKVSGAIDQLILGAESVGLPPFAMAIVFALVTLAAAIIMGSGNAPFLAFVELIPQIAHSMGVNPIAMILPMQQASHMGRGMSPVSGVIIAVSSGAKLQPFDVVKRTAIPLMVGFVAHCAIIGIFY from the coding sequence ATGATCCCAATTCTAACGGTTCTAATTATCGTTGTTTTGGTTGCACGCTTTATTCTGAAGGGATACAAAGCTGAACCGGTGCTGTTAATTGCCGGTTTAGTGTTGATGATTTTCACCCTAGCCTTAGGCTGGGGTCCTATCCTACCGAAAAGCGTCGCAACCACGGGCATTACTTGGCTCGATCCGTTTGAAGTAATGCGTGACCTATTTAGTAGCCGTGCTGCTGATCTTGGTTTGATGATCATGGCACTAATGGGTTTTGCTCACTATATGGATCACATCGGTGCCAACGAAGCGGTAGTACGCGTAGCAACTAAACCACTGAAAAATATGCGTTCGCCTTATGTGCTACTATTTTTCTCATTCTTGTTAGCGAGTATTTTGCAGTTAGCGATTCCGTCAGCGACAGGCTTAGCTGTACTGTTAATGGGGACCATGTTCCCAATTATGATTGGTTTGGGACTCTCCCCTGCATCTGCCGCTGGGGTTATCGCAACATCCCTTGGGGTTGCTTATACACCAACCGCGATTGATGCTATCCGTGGTGCGAAAGCCGTTGATATGTCAGTCGTTGAATATGTACTTTACTACCAAGGGCCTGCGGCATTAGCCACGGTGCTGGTGGTCGGTATTACCCATATTTTCTGGCAACGTCATTGTGACCGTAAACAAGGTTTCGTCCCTGAAATTGGTAAAGCGGTGCAGTCCCATGACAAAGAAGCAACAGCCAAATCGGTGCCCGGCTACTATGCCATTTTACCGATGCTACCAATCATTATGGCAGTCGGCTCTTCCAACCTGTTTTTTGAGGGAATTCACCTCGACGTTGTGACCATCGTACTGATTGCTATGGCGATTTGTATGGTACTAGAAACCGTGCGAGTACGTAACTTCAAGCAAGTGTGTAATGGTTTCCAAACCTTCTTAAATGGGATGGGGCATGCGTTTAGTAACGTAGTCGGACTGTTAGTTGCTGCGGGTGTGTTTGCTCACGGGATCAAAGTCAGTGGTGCCATCGACCAATTAATCCTTGGCGCAGAATCCGTCGGTTTACCACCATTTGCGATGGCGATTGTGTTTGCATTAGTCACGTTAGCCGCCGCTATTATTATGGGTTCTGGTAACGCACCATTCTTAGCATTCGTGGAGTTAATCCCACAAATTGCACACAGTATGGGGGTTAACCCGATTGCGATGATCCTACCAATGCAGCAAGCTTCGCATATGGGGCGTGGTATGTCTCCGGTTTCGGGGGTGATAATCGCCGTATCCAGTGGTGCCAAACTTCAACCATTCGATGTGGTGAAACGAACCGCCATACCGTTGATGGTTGGGTTTGTCGCGCACTGTGCAATTATTGGAATTTTCTATTAA
- the pepT gene encoding peptidase T — translation MNIVDRFISYTKINTTTNREKGAAGIMPSSEGQRVLAKQLVQELEGLGLQDIKLRDTAIVTATLPSNLDYKVPTVAFFGHLDTSAEQTNDTKAQILPYNGEDICMNKELNIYLRKSEFPELENYLGDDIIVTDGTSLLGADDKAAIASIMDMLQYFKQNPDIKHGDIKVGFVPDEEQGLRGAKVFDVKEFGADFAYTLDCCGIGELVYENWNAGDVEIVFTGKSAHPMSAKGKLVNSLLMAQKFIAMLPGGEAPEYTENREGYYWVKQMSGNSARTVLKMDVRDFTEEGYRARMAFLKKLADHCEDLWGPESVTCTLADRYSNVYNSLQGENRYPIDIAHAAYEACGITPKVIPMRGGYDGAALSQNGLPCPNIFTGAHNFHSIYEYLPVKSLYAASDVLKQVVQITAERFKPGAKA, via the coding sequence ATGAATATTGTTGACCGTTTTATTTCTTATACAAAAATTAACACCACCACGAATAGGGAAAAAGGCGCCGCAGGCATCATGCCATCCTCTGAAGGCCAGCGCGTTCTTGCCAAACAGCTAGTTCAAGAGTTAGAAGGCTTAGGCTTACAGGATATCAAACTGCGTGATACAGCTATCGTTACCGCAACACTGCCTTCCAACCTGGATTATAAAGTGCCAACGGTGGCATTCTTTGGTCACTTAGATACGAGCGCAGAGCAGACTAACGACACCAAAGCACAAATTTTGCCTTATAACGGCGAAGATATTTGCATGAATAAAGAACTCAATATTTACCTGCGTAAAAGTGAGTTCCCAGAATTAGAAAATTACCTTGGTGATGACATCATTGTCACCGACGGTACCAGCCTATTAGGTGCCGATGATAAAGCTGCTATCGCCTCGATTATGGATATGTTGCAGTACTTTAAACAAAACCCAGACATCAAACACGGGGATATCAAAGTGGGCTTCGTTCCTGATGAAGAACAAGGTCTACGCGGCGCGAAAGTGTTTGATGTAAAAGAGTTTGGTGCAGATTTTGCCTACACCCTAGACTGCTGTGGTATTGGCGAGCTGGTGTATGAAAACTGGAATGCGGGGGATGTTGAAATCGTCTTTACAGGTAAGTCAGCTCACCCAATGTCCGCTAAAGGCAAACTGGTGAATTCCCTGCTAATGGCGCAGAAATTTATCGCAATGCTGCCCGGTGGCGAAGCGCCTGAATATACTGAAAACCGTGAAGGTTATTACTGGGTTAAGCAGATGTCAGGTAACAGCGCTCGCACTGTTCTGAAAATGGATGTGCGTGACTTTACCGAAGAGGGCTACCGCGCTCGTATGGCATTCCTGAAAAAATTGGCGGATCATTGTGAAGACCTGTGGGGACCAGAAAGCGTAACCTGTACCTTAGCTGACCGTTACTCAAACGTGTACAACAGCTTACAAGGTGAAAACCGTTATCCAATCGATATTGCTCACGCAGCATATGAAGCTTGCGGGATCACGCCAAAAGTTATCCCTATGCGTGGAGGCTATGATGGTGCAGCACTTTCACAGAATGGTCTTCCTTGCCCGAACATTTTCACTGGCGCTCATAACTTCCACTCGATTTATGAATATCTACCAGTGAAATCTCTGTATGCCGCCAGTGATGTTTTAAAACAAGTGGTACAAATTACAGCAGAACGTTTCAAGCCAGGAGCTAAAGCATGA
- the thiE gene encoding thiamine phosphate synthase, with the protein MNKTLNLPNSPFPPTEHCLGLYPVVDSVEWIERLLNAGVSTLQLRIKDKQDHQVREQIQQAIALGKQHNARLFINDYWRLAIELGAYGVHLGQEDLETTDLVAIHQAELRLGISTHDPDEVAIAKTVRPSYIALGHIFPTQTKQMPSSPQGLEALKQMVEETPDYPTVAIGGISIERVPAVLATGVGSVAVVSAITQADDWQSATRTLLDLVESTSRLKENDHAQ; encoded by the coding sequence ATGAACAAAACGCTTAATCTCCCAAATAGCCCATTTCCACCGACCGAACACTGCCTCGGTCTGTACCCGGTTGTGGATTCTGTTGAATGGATTGAACGCCTGCTAAATGCAGGTGTTTCCACCTTGCAATTGCGCATCAAAGACAAGCAAGACCACCAAGTACGTGAACAGATCCAGCAAGCAATAGCCCTTGGCAAGCAGCATAATGCCCGATTATTTATTAATGACTATTGGCGTTTAGCCATAGAGCTGGGAGCCTATGGCGTACACTTAGGGCAAGAAGATCTGGAAACTACCGATCTAGTAGCGATTCACCAAGCGGAGCTACGGCTGGGGATCTCCACCCACGATCCTGATGAAGTCGCGATAGCCAAAACGGTGCGTCCGTCTTATATCGCACTGGGGCATATCTTTCCAACCCAAACCAAGCAGATGCCTTCCTCGCCGCAAGGTTTAGAAGCGTTAAAACAGATGGTTGAGGAGACGCCAGACTATCCGACAGTGGCAATAGGCGGGATATCCATTGAACGCGTGCCTGCCGTGCTCGCCACTGGCGTTGGCAGTGTAGCGGTTGTCAGTGCCATCACACAAGCCGATGACTGGCAAAGTGCAACGCGAACATTGCTGGATCTGGTTGAATCGACCTCTCGCTTAAAGGAAAACGACCATGCTCAATGA
- a CDS encoding thiazole synthase: protein MLKIADVTFQSRLFTGTGKFANPTLMQQAIQASSSQLVTMAMKRVNLRGQDDGILQPLQELGVKLLPNTSGAKNAQEAIFAARLAREALGTHWVKLEIHPDVRYLLPDPIETLLAAEQLVKEGFVVLPYCSADPVLCKRLEEVGCAAVMPLGAPIGTNKGLVTKEMLQIIIEQANVPVVVDAGIGAPSHAAEAIEMGADAVLVNTAIAVAKQPILMAQAFKMAVEAAQLARQSGLAAPKQRAEASSPLTQFLEALQ, encoded by the coding sequence ATGTTAAAAATTGCTGATGTCACTTTTCAGTCACGTTTATTTACCGGAACAGGCAAGTTTGCCAATCCAACATTAATGCAGCAAGCCATCCAAGCATCGAGCAGCCAGCTGGTGACCATGGCGATGAAACGCGTTAATTTACGTGGGCAAGATGATGGTATTTTACAGCCACTTCAAGAGTTAGGAGTTAAATTGCTTCCCAATACTTCCGGCGCCAAGAATGCCCAAGAAGCGATTTTTGCTGCGCGTCTCGCTCGTGAAGCCCTCGGCACTCATTGGGTAAAACTCGAAATCCATCCCGATGTCCGTTACTTATTGCCAGACCCTATCGAAACGTTACTCGCAGCAGAGCAACTGGTTAAAGAAGGATTTGTGGTGTTGCCTTATTGCAGCGCGGATCCCGTGCTATGTAAGCGACTGGAAGAAGTGGGCTGCGCTGCCGTGATGCCTCTGGGCGCGCCGATTGGTACCAATAAAGGCTTAGTGACTAAGGAGATGCTGCAAATCATCATCGAACAGGCTAATGTACCAGTAGTGGTGGATGCAGGAATTGGCGCACCTAGCCATGCCGCCGAAGCTATTGAGATGGGCGCCGATGCGGTGCTAGTCAATACCGCCATTGCCGTGGCTAAACAGCCCATATTAATGGCACAAGCCTTTAAAATGGCGGTCGAAGCTGCACAACTCGCTCGCCAAAGTGGACTTGCGGCACCCAAACAGAGAGCGGAGGCATCTAGTCCTCTGACTCAATTTTTGGAGGCGCTGCAATGA
- the thiS gene encoding sulfur carrier protein ThiS encodes MHIIINDQPMEVESPITVHQLLTQLGQSTSGSALAINQVIIPKSQWESHFLNEQDNILLFQAIAGG; translated from the coding sequence ATGCATATCATAATCAATGACCAGCCGATGGAGGTTGAATCGCCCATTACCGTCCACCAGCTATTAACGCAACTCGGGCAAAGTACATCCGGCTCAGCACTGGCTATCAACCAAGTCATCATTCCTAAAAGCCAGTGGGAAAGTCATTTTTTGAATGAACAAGACAACATTCTGCTGTTTCAAGCTATCGCAGGGGGTTAA
- a CDS encoding HesA/MoeB/ThiF family protein — translation MLNDLEFMRYSRQLLLEDVSPEGQQKLKQSKVLIVGLGGLGSPASLYLAGAGVGELWIADHDDLHVSNLQRQVLYDTQDINQSKAQLAAARLKQLNPHTKTRIFQQKLDADSLHPLVEQVDLVLDCCDNMATRHAVNAACVISNTPLVSGSAVGFGGQLMVLEPPFQSGCYACLYPDQEEPQRNCRTAGVLGPVVGVIGTLQALEAIKLLVGLPSPLSGKLRLFDGKQQQWNTLQLTRSKHCPVCREVTCIS, via the coding sequence ATGCTCAATGATCTCGAATTTATGCGTTATAGCCGCCAATTACTGCTTGAGGATGTCAGCCCTGAAGGGCAACAAAAACTCAAACAAAGCAAGGTACTGATTGTCGGTTTAGGTGGACTAGGCTCCCCTGCAAGTTTGTATCTCGCGGGAGCGGGTGTCGGTGAATTATGGATAGCGGATCATGATGACCTGCATGTGTCTAACTTGCAGCGCCAAGTGCTGTATGACACGCAGGATATTAACCAGTCGAAAGCGCAGCTGGCCGCAGCGCGTTTAAAGCAGCTTAACCCCCATACTAAGACGCGCATTTTCCAACAAAAGCTTGATGCGGACAGCTTACATCCCTTAGTGGAACAGGTGGATTTGGTGCTGGATTGCTGTGACAACATGGCCACTCGCCATGCGGTCAATGCCGCGTGCGTCATTAGCAATACCCCGCTCGTCAGCGGCAGTGCCGTTGGCTTTGGTGGGCAATTGATGGTTCTTGAGCCTCCTTTTCAATCTGGCTGCTACGCCTGTTTGTATCCCGACCAAGAAGAACCACAACGTAATTGCCGCACGGCGGGGGTTTTAGGTCCGGTGGTAGGAGTGATTGGGACGTTACAAGCATTAGAAGCCATCAAATTGCTGGTGGGATTACCGTCCCCGTTAAGTGGAAAACTACGCCTGTTTGATGGAAAGCAGCAGCAATGGAATACCTTGCAGCTGACCCGTTCAAAACATTGCCCTGTCTGCCGAGAGGTCACATGCATATCATAA
- a CDS encoding HAD family hydrolase, producing MQNPSTQTKLAIFDLDDTLIRGDSSVLWTQYLWDKKIITDPRFVEADKEMMAQYNAGNLDMVTYLKFSLQTLAGIKTEQVDEWLDDFVDTIIIPRIYPSALSTIASYRSQGIPIIVISATVTFIVKKIADHLGADVTMGIDIKRSNGCYTTEVDGIPTFKEGKVKRLTQWISHQPITDAYIYFYTDSANDLPMCHFADETFIVNGDPRLLQAANENHWPQYSWSL from the coding sequence ATGCAAAACCCGTCTACACAAACCAAATTAGCGATTTTTGATCTCGATGACACCCTGATCCGTGGCGATAGTAGCGTACTTTGGACGCAATATTTGTGGGATAAGAAAATCATTACCGACCCACGTTTTGTCGAAGCCGATAAAGAGATGATGGCGCAATACAACGCGGGCAATTTGGATATGGTGACTTACTTAAAGTTTAGTTTGCAGACCCTTGCTGGCATCAAGACAGAGCAAGTCGATGAGTGGTTAGATGATTTTGTGGATACCATTATCATTCCGCGCATTTACCCTAGCGCATTAAGCACTATCGCCTCATATCGATCTCAAGGGATCCCGATCATTGTGATCTCTGCAACGGTTACCTTTATCGTGAAGAAGATCGCGGATCACCTTGGCGCCGATGTCACGATGGGCATTGATATTAAGCGTTCAAATGGCTGCTACACCACCGAAGTTGACGGTATCCCGACCTTTAAAGAGGGTAAAGTTAAGCGTTTAACTCAGTGGATTTCCCACCAGCCAATCACCGATGCGTATATTTATTTCTACACCGATTCCGCCAATGACCTACCAATGTGTCATTTCGCCGATGAGACATTTATCGTCAACGGCGACCCGCGCCTTCTCCAAGCCGCCAACGAAAATCACTGGCCGCAGTATTCGTGGAGTTTGTAA